One stretch of Croceibacterium atlanticum DNA includes these proteins:
- a CDS encoding TonB-dependent receptor plug domain-containing protein, which translates to MAGAAGAAVAFTFIAAPAFAQDAGAAEEEYEAPIIVTGSRIVRDGYDAPTPLSVISGEEINTEAPANISDFVNTLPAVSGSQNGGTNSGSLSSSNAGINALNLRDLGSNRTLVLLDGRRSVTSSAAGLVDVNTFPQSLIERVEVVTGGASAAYGSDAVSGVVNFVLDRDYQGFKANYEYGVTTYGDVPNHKIELTGGASLLDDRLHIIASGEFFTQEGVDTIDRDWNTHTFMVNNPYYAAGNGQPERIWADGIGEAILSPGGLITSGPFRGTYFGAIDPGTGLATLGEFAYGATTGRYTIGGDYLLEDEHFGSNSLAPHEERIGLFGRIGYEITPDVELFAQVSWNQYEGQSFYQQTPSSATIQLDNPYLPQSFVDMVNDYNATAAPADQVSSISIGTSNAGIPAAGSDNKRVVERYLVGAEGSLDVLGGLDWDISYQMGRADLDQQLTNTWLNSRMNAMTDAVYDGGGNIVCRVNIDGNPNNDLPGCVPINRIGIGGVTDEAVDYLFQLTPFRNQVVKQEVAAFNLSTNSLFDIWAGPVSLALGGEYRKETLDSTLDPLQYEQTWLYGNYREDDGSYNVKEAYIETIVPLFDGADFNGAFRITDYSSSGTVYTYKLGLTWQVIDAIKLRGTYSRDIRAGNLLDLFASGTARTNSISRPILDSNGNVTGVSVSDQFVQSATGNPQIDPEKADTIGLGVVFTPGFLPGFAFSADYFKIDLSDAIGSLSAEQAVLFCYEQKVEEQCLNIEYEGGQRFSTGRNLDVLTIDLPVFNFASQKVSGVDFEASYRTPLGPGDLALRAVASHYIENVSDDGFSYPTDTAGATLPSWSYRLTASYDYNGFRTTIVGRGFDDGVIDNAYVVCSVNCPASSPDARTVNNNYRAGSFYLDTNFVYEFEVAGVAAQAKFAVKNVLNKDPYVFGYGTIGGNNTAAYPRTDRGLYDTLGRTFRLGVSFEY; encoded by the coding sequence TTGGCTGGCGCGGCCGGTGCGGCCGTAGCTTTTACCTTTATCGCGGCGCCTGCATTTGCGCAGGACGCGGGTGCTGCTGAAGAAGAATACGAGGCGCCTATCATCGTCACCGGATCGCGCATTGTCCGCGACGGTTACGATGCGCCGACGCCGCTGAGCGTTATTTCCGGCGAGGAAATCAACACCGAGGCGCCGGCAAACATCTCCGACTTCGTGAACACTCTCCCGGCCGTTTCCGGAAGTCAGAACGGGGGCACGAATTCGGGCAGTCTTTCCAGTTCCAACGCCGGCATCAATGCGCTGAACCTGCGCGATCTCGGCAGCAACCGCACGCTTGTACTGCTTGATGGCCGGCGTTCAGTGACATCTTCCGCCGCAGGGTTGGTGGACGTGAATACGTTCCCGCAGTCCCTGATCGAACGGGTTGAAGTGGTGACCGGCGGTGCTTCTGCCGCTTATGGTTCCGACGCTGTTTCCGGTGTCGTAAACTTCGTTCTCGACCGCGACTATCAAGGTTTCAAAGCCAATTACGAATATGGCGTCACCACTTACGGAGACGTTCCAAACCACAAGATCGAACTGACCGGCGGGGCAAGCCTGCTCGATGACCGCCTTCATATCATCGCCAGCGGTGAATTCTTCACCCAGGAAGGCGTGGATACCATCGATCGTGACTGGAATACCCACACTTTCATGGTGAATAATCCGTATTATGCTGCGGGTAATGGCCAGCCTGAAAGGATCTGGGCGGACGGCATAGGTGAAGCGATCCTTTCGCCCGGCGGCCTGATCACGAGCGGGCCGTTCCGCGGCACCTATTTCGGTGCAATCGATCCGGGTACCGGCCTGGCGACTCTTGGTGAGTTCGCTTACGGCGCGACCACCGGCCGTTACACGATTGGCGGCGATTACCTGTTGGAGGACGAACATTTCGGCTCCAATTCGCTCGCCCCGCATGAAGAACGGATCGGCCTGTTCGGGCGTATCGGTTATGAAATCACGCCTGATGTCGAGCTGTTCGCTCAGGTGTCGTGGAACCAGTATGAAGGCCAGAGCTTCTATCAGCAGACCCCCTCATCCGCGACGATCCAGCTCGATAACCCGTATTTGCCCCAGTCCTTCGTGGACATGGTCAATGATTACAATGCGACTGCGGCACCGGCGGATCAGGTTTCCTCGATCAGCATCGGAACGTCGAACGCGGGCATTCCTGCGGCCGGCTCTGACAACAAGCGCGTGGTGGAGCGGTATCTTGTCGGCGCTGAAGGTTCGCTGGATGTCCTGGGCGGCCTGGACTGGGACATTTCCTACCAGATGGGCCGTGCCGATCTCGATCAGCAGTTGACCAATACCTGGCTGAACTCCCGCATGAACGCCATGACCGATGCGGTGTATGACGGTGGCGGGAACATTGTCTGCCGGGTCAATATCGACGGAAATCCGAACAATGATCTGCCGGGTTGCGTGCCGATCAATCGTATCGGCATTGGCGGCGTCACGGATGAAGCGGTCGACTATCTCTTCCAGCTCACGCCGTTCCGGAACCAGGTCGTGAAACAGGAAGTGGCAGCGTTCAACCTGTCGACAAACAGCCTTTTCGATATCTGGGCAGGCCCGGTTTCGCTGGCCCTGGGTGGTGAGTACCGCAAGGAAACGCTCGACAGTACTCTCGATCCTCTTCAGTACGAACAGACCTGGCTCTACGGCAACTATCGCGAAGATGATGGCTCCTACAATGTGAAGGAAGCCTATATCGAAACGATCGTTCCGTTGTTTGACGGCGCCGATTTCAACGGTGCGTTCCGCATCACCGATTACAGCAGCTCGGGCACGGTCTATACTTACAAGCTGGGCCTGACCTGGCAGGTGATCGATGCGATCAAGCTGCGCGGCACCTATTCGCGTGACATTCGTGCCGGCAATCTGCTCGATCTGTTTGCCAGCGGTACGGCGCGTACGAACTCGATCAGTCGTCCGATCCTGGATTCCAACGGGAATGTTACTGGCGTCTCCGTTTCGGATCAGTTCGTGCAGAGTGCCACGGGCAACCCGCAAATCGATCCGGAAAAGGCGGATACGATCGGTCTCGGCGTGGTCTTCACGCCCGGGTTCCTGCCTGGTTTTGCGTTCTCGGCCGATTACTTCAAAATCGACCTGTCGGACGCGATCGGCTCGCTCAGCGCGGAACAGGCTGTTCTGTTCTGCTACGAGCAGAAGGTGGAGGAACAGTGCCTCAATATCGAGTATGAAGGTGGCCAGCGGTTCAGCACGGGGCGCAACCTCGATGTGCTGACCATCGACTTGCCGGTTTTCAACTTCGCGAGCCAGAAGGTTAGCGGTGTCGACTTCGAAGCCAGCTATCGCACCCCTCTCGGGCCGGGTGATCTGGCGCTTCGTGCGGTCGCTTCACACTATATCGAGAATGTCTCGGATGATGGATTCAGCTATCCCACCGATACTGCCGGCGCCACCCTTCCGAGCTGGAGCTATCGTCTCACGGCAAGCTACGATTACAATGGCTTCCGCACGACGATCGTGGGGCGTGGCTTCGATGATGGCGTGATCGACAACGCTTATGTTGTCTGTTCCGTCAACTGCCCGGCATCCAGCCCTGATGCGCGCACGGTCAATAATAATTACCGTGCGGGCTCGTTCTATCTCGATACCAACTTCGTTTATGAATTCGAGGTGGCTGGTGTAGCCGCTCAGGCTAAATTCGCGGTCAAGAACGTCCTGAACAAGGATCCGTATGTATTCGGCTACGGGACGATCGGCGGCAACAATACCGCTGCTTATCCGCGGACCGATCGCGGTTTGTACGATACTCTTGGTCGTACGTTCCGTCTCGGTGTGAGCTTCGAATACTAA
- a CDS encoding amidohydrolase — protein MKLRHRTLTAIAALSAVTLSAPAHAEAPQAYKDEAIAGVEDRAKLVQEIVDSIFSFQEPGFQEFQTRDYLTDILEKNGFTIVKGAAGIPSAFTATWSNGEGPKIALGSDVDGLLGLSQKPGTGEITPLIPGAPGHGEGHNSGMAVMVASALAVKDVMEKHDIKGTLMLWPGIAEELLATKAFFVREGMFEGFDACIFTHVANSFGTGYGQGRGNGMVSVEYTFQGKTSHGAGAPWAGRSALDGVELMNVAWNFRREHLPLTQRSHYVITNGGGQPNIVPGEASVWYYFRDHTFDGIRELYEIGNTISEAAAAATGTTVQRRTLGYAAPQWANKPLAEAAYKNIQAVGMPDWTAEDQAFARMLQEANDRPLEPLRSEVGELGVPSDIPPMGGGSDDIGDIMWALPTITIRFPSNVPNMIGHNITAAMAMATPVAHKGAVAGAKAVALTTLDILTTPELVSEAKKYQQEVQFAEQSYDPVLTPEDKPAIHLNKEIMDRLRPELEKFYYDPSKYDTYLDQLGVDYPNTGG, from the coding sequence ATGAAGCTTCGCCACCGCACTTTGACTGCAATTGCAGCACTTTCAGCAGTTACCCTGTCCGCCCCGGCACATGCAGAGGCGCCGCAAGCCTACAAGGATGAAGCTATTGCCGGTGTCGAGGACCGGGCCAAGCTGGTCCAGGAAATCGTGGATTCCATCTTCAGCTTCCAGGAACCGGGCTTTCAGGAATTCCAGACGCGGGATTATCTGACCGATATTCTGGAAAAGAACGGCTTCACCATCGTCAAGGGCGCCGCGGGCATTCCCAGCGCCTTCACCGCCACATGGAGCAATGGTGAAGGTCCGAAGATTGCACTCGGCAGCGATGTGGACGGGCTTCTCGGCCTCAGCCAGAAGCCGGGCACTGGCGAAATCACTCCATTGATTCCGGGCGCGCCGGGGCATGGCGAAGGGCATAATTCCGGCATGGCCGTGATGGTCGCTTCCGCCCTCGCGGTGAAGGACGTGATGGAGAAGCATGACATCAAGGGCACGCTGATGCTCTGGCCCGGCATTGCCGAGGAACTGCTGGCCACAAAAGCCTTCTTCGTGCGCGAAGGCATGTTCGAAGGTTTCGACGCCTGCATCTTCACCCATGTCGCCAACAGTTTCGGCACCGGTTACGGCCAGGGTCGCGGCAACGGGATGGTGTCGGTGGAATATACGTTCCAAGGCAAGACCTCGCACGGGGCGGGTGCCCCATGGGCAGGGCGCAGCGCGCTTGACGGCGTGGAACTGATGAATGTCGCCTGGAATTTCCGCCGCGAACATCTGCCGCTGACCCAGCGTTCGCACTATGTGATCACCAATGGCGGCGGTCAGCCGAATATCGTGCCAGGCGAAGCATCGGTCTGGTATTATTTCCGTGACCACACTTTTGACGGCATTCGCGAACTCTACGAGATCGGCAACACTATTTCCGAAGCCGCTGCCGCAGCGACCGGCACGACGGTGCAGCGCCGGACGCTGGGTTATGCCGCCCCGCAATGGGCGAACAAGCCGCTGGCCGAAGCTGCCTACAAGAACATCCAGGCGGTCGGCATGCCGGACTGGACGGCGGAGGATCAGGCCTTCGCCAGGATGTTGCAGGAAGCCAATGATCGCCCGCTGGAACCGCTGCGCAGTGAAGTGGGCGAACTGGGCGTGCCGTCTGATATTCCGCCGATGGGCGGCGGGTCTGACGATATCGGCGATATCATGTGGGCCCTGCCGACCATCACCATCCGCTTCCCGTCCAACGTGCCGAACATGATCGGCCACAACATCACGGCTGCAATGGCAATGGCGACGCCGGTTGCCCACAAGGGGGCGGTTGCCGGGGCGAAGGCCGTGGCGCTGACCACGCTGGACATACTGACCACGCCCGAACTGGTTTCGGAAGCGAAGAAGTACCAGCAGGAAGTGCAGTTTGCGGAACAGAGCTACGATCCTGTCCTCACTCCTGAAGACAAGCCGGCCATCCACCTGAACAAGGAAATCATGGATCGCCTGCGGCCGGAGCTCGAGAAGTTCTATTACGATCCTTCCAAATACGACACCTATCTGGATCAGCTTGGCGTGGACTATCCCAATACGGGTGGCTGA
- a CDS encoding peptidase dimerization domain-containing protein: MRKFGNGALTAVAAIAMLGAAPTRAEAPAAYKEAAASGVDARAKLVQEMVDSIFSFAEPGFQEFRTQEYVTAILEENGFTIEKGVAGIPSAWTATWSNGEGPKIALGSDVDGLLGLSQKPGVAEITPLVKGAPGHGEGHNSGIPAMVAAALAVKDVMEAEGITGTLMIWPGIAEELLATKAYYVREGIFDGFDACIFAHVSPAFGTAYGQSQSTGMVSVEYTFQGKTSHGAGAPWAGRSALDGVELMDVAWNFRREHLPLTQRSHYVITNGGGQPNIVPGEASVWYYFRDVSFDGIRTLFETGNTIAEAAAEMTGTTMTRRTLGYAAPQWPNKPIAEAAYKNIQAVGMPEWSAEDQAFVRRLQEANNRELMPLATEVAPLGVPSGNPPMGGPSDDVGDIMWTLPTITIGYPSQAPNVIFHNVLAAMAMATPIAHKGAVAGAKAVAMTTLDLLTTPELLAEAKKYQQEVQFAEQSYDPLITAEDQPAIDLNAEIMRELRPQMEEYYYDPARYDSYLDQLGISYPEGE; this comes from the coding sequence ATGCGCAAGTTCGGAAACGGGGCTCTCACGGCTGTAGCGGCGATTGCGATGCTGGGGGCTGCGCCGACCCGGGCGGAAGCGCCTGCTGCCTATAAGGAGGCCGCCGCATCAGGGGTCGATGCCCGCGCCAAGCTGGTCCAGGAGATGGTCGATTCCATCTTCAGCTTTGCGGAACCCGGTTTCCAGGAATTCAGGACGCAGGAATATGTCACCGCCATTCTGGAAGAGAACGGCTTCACCATCGAAAAGGGCGTGGCCGGCATTCCGTCTGCCTGGACGGCGACCTGGAGCAATGGCGAAGGCCCGAAGATCGCGCTGGGCAGCGATGTGGACGGTCTGCTCGGCCTGAGCCAGAAGCCCGGCGTGGCAGAGATCACGCCGCTGGTAAAAGGCGCGCCCGGGCATGGAGAGGGCCATAATTCCGGCATTCCCGCCATGGTTGCCGCGGCGCTGGCCGTGAAGGACGTGATGGAAGCGGAAGGCATTACCGGCACGTTGATGATCTGGCCGGGCATTGCCGAGGAATTGCTGGCGACCAAGGCATATTACGTTCGGGAAGGCATTTTCGACGGGTTCGATGCCTGCATCTTCGCCCATGTCAGCCCGGCATTCGGCACTGCCTATGGCCAGAGTCAGAGCACCGGCATGGTTTCCGTCGAATATACGTTCCAGGGCAAGACTTCGCACGGTGCCGGTGCCCCATGGGCAGGGCGCAGTGCGCTGGATGGCGTGGAGCTTATGGACGTGGCCTGGAATTTCCGCCGCGAACATCTGCCGCTGACCCAGCGTTCGCATTATGTGATCACCAATGGCGGCGGCCAGCCAAATATCGTGCCGGGCGAAGCATCGGTCTGGTATTATTTCCGCGACGTGTCTTTTGACGGCATCCGTACATTGTTTGAAACCGGCAATACGATTGCCGAGGCGGCAGCGGAAATGACCGGCACGACCATGACGCGCCGGACGCTGGGCTATGCCGCGCCGCAATGGCCGAACAAGCCGATCGCCGAAGCCGCCTATAAGAACATCCAGGCCGTTGGGATGCCGGAATGGTCGGCCGAGGATCAGGCCTTCGTGCGCCGCCTTCAGGAAGCGAATAATCGCGAATTGATGCCGCTGGCAACGGAAGTCGCCCCCCTCGGCGTGCCGAGTGGCAATCCGCCCATGGGCGGCCCTTCGGATGATGTGGGTGACATTATGTGGACCCTGCCGACCATCACGATCGGCTATCCCTCCCAGGCACCCAATGTGATCTTTCACAATGTGCTGGCCGCGATGGCCATGGCCACGCCCATTGCCCACAAGGGCGCCGTTGCGGGTGCCAAGGCGGTGGCGATGACGACACTTGATCTGCTGACCACGCCGGAACTTCTGGCGGAGGCGAAGAAGTACCAGCAGGAAGTGCAGTTCGCGGAACAGAGTTACGATCCGCTGATCACGGCGGAGGATCAGCCCGCGATCGACCTGAATGCCGAGATCATGCGGGAATTGCGCCCGCAGATGGAAGAATATTATTACGATCCGGCCAGATATGACAGCTATCTGGACCAGTTGGGCATTTCCTATCCTGAAGGTGAATAG
- a CDS encoding DUF2171 domain-containing protein encodes MFEKLRIKEHMEIADASGQHVGTVDDVEDERIKLTRTDSNDHMHHYLPLEAVEKIADNRIYLKQGTQIPVGV; translated from the coding sequence ATGTTCGAGAAGCTACGCATCAAGGAACATATGGAAATTGCCGACGCCAGTGGGCAGCATGTCGGGACGGTCGACGATGTGGAAGATGAACGCATCAAGCTGACCCGCACGGACAGCAATGACCACATGCACCACTACCTCCCGCTCGAAGCGGTAGAGAAGATTGCCGATAACCGCATCTATCTGAAGCAAGGGACGCAGATCCCGGTCGGCGTGTGA
- a CDS encoding energy transducer TonB: protein MVETGEKTARFHRPRWGTLALVVLFHLVALAGLVRAFAPDLTSTAIEKATSFVSVTVRTRPPPEPEVTPSPDPEPQPEQGAAAEQAQEAIAREVVAPEAPIPRPSSAPRASSTGNANLAGAGSEGAGTGAGGEGEGTGSGRAGSGQGGLPVTKPVKIAGDINDARDYPVPEGGRDERRGHEVIVYMTVGKDGRARDCRVVKPSPDPVADRITCELAEERFRFRPARDAEGNPVESTYGWRQRWF, encoded by the coding sequence ATGGTGGAAACAGGGGAAAAGACGGCTCGCTTCCATCGGCCGCGCTGGGGCACGCTGGCCCTGGTTGTTTTGTTCCACCTCGTGGCTCTTGCCGGCCTGGTGCGCGCCTTCGCGCCTGACCTGACCTCCACCGCGATAGAGAAAGCGACTTCATTCGTCAGCGTGACCGTGCGCACCCGCCCGCCGCCGGAACCGGAAGTGACGCCCAGCCCGGATCCCGAACCGCAACCCGAACAGGGCGCCGCAGCGGAGCAGGCGCAGGAGGCGATTGCGCGGGAAGTCGTCGCCCCCGAAGCCCCTATTCCGCGTCCCAGCTCGGCGCCGCGTGCTTCCTCGACCGGAAATGCCAATCTGGCAGGGGCAGGATCGGAAGGTGCAGGAACGGGCGCCGGAGGAGAGGGCGAGGGCACGGGATCGGGCCGGGCAGGCAGCGGGCAGGGCGGTCTGCCGGTAACGAAGCCGGTGAAGATTGCCGGCGATATCAATGATGCACGCGATTATCCCGTCCCGGAAGGCGGACGGGACGAAAGGCGCGGGCATGAGGTCATCGTCTATATGACGGTCGGCAAGGACGGGCGCGCGCGGGATTGCCGTGTCGTCAAACCGAGCCCCGACCCCGTAGCCGATCGCATCACCTGCGAGCTGGCGGAGGAGCGTTTCCGTTTCCGCCCTGCCCGCGATGCAGAAGGCAATCCGGTAGAGTCCACTTATGGCTGGCGGCAGCGCTGGTTTTGA
- a CDS encoding mannose-1-phosphate guanylyltransferase, with protein MTTIHPVVLCGGAGTRLWPRSRKTAPKPFLPLIGEKTLFEATLDRCSDRDLFAPPIIVTGAMHLSYVEEQSAAVAGTQVIVEPDARNTAAAIALAAARLPEDALMLVCPSDHYIGKKDAFLAAIRSAAELASEDWLVSFGITATSPETGFGYILRGEPVGAGFRIESFVEKPDQATAEQFLANGNYSWNGGIFLFRAGFLMQELEKYRPDIASAVSEAVAGGHEEGAQFHPDAEAFARIKGESIDYAVMENTDRAAVVPVSMGWSDIGNWQALRDAREGDEGGNRTRGPVEIVDCRNVLAETDGPRISIIGLENIAVVVDGNEVLVTTMEGAQKVGKLSGASNQ; from the coding sequence ATGACAACGATCCATCCGGTTGTGTTGTGCGGCGGGGCCGGGACCAGGCTCTGGCCCCGCAGCCGAAAAACTGCACCCAAACCATTTTTGCCACTAATTGGCGAGAAGACCCTGTTCGAAGCCACGCTGGATCGCTGTTCGGACCGTGATCTGTTCGCGCCGCCCATCATCGTGACCGGAGCGATGCATTTGTCATATGTGGAGGAACAATCCGCTGCCGTCGCGGGCACGCAGGTGATTGTCGAACCGGATGCGCGCAATACGGCGGCGGCCATTGCGCTGGCCGCGGCGCGGCTGCCGGAAGATGCGCTTATGCTGGTCTGCCCCAGCGATCACTATATCGGAAAGAAGGATGCTTTCCTGGCGGCGATCCGTTCCGCCGCCGAACTGGCGAGCGAGGACTGGCTGGTTTCCTTCGGCATCACCGCAACTTCACCGGAAACAGGTTTTGGCTATATCCTTCGCGGCGAGCCAGTGGGGGCGGGTTTCCGTATCGAAAGTTTCGTGGAAAAGCCTGACCAGGCCACCGCCGAACAATTCCTGGCCAACGGCAATTACAGCTGGAATGGCGGAATCTTTCTCTTCCGTGCCGGCTTCCTGATGCAGGAACTGGAAAAATATCGTCCCGATATCGCCTCTGCCGTGTCCGAGGCCGTGGCCGGAGGGCATGAAGAAGGCGCCCAGTTCCACCCTGATGCCGAGGCATTCGCCCGTATCAAGGGGGAATCCATCGACTATGCCGTGATGGAAAATACCGATCGCGCGGCTGTCGTGCCGGTATCAATGGGGTGGTCCGATATCGGCAACTGGCAGGCCTTGCGCGATGCGCGCGAAGGCGATGAAGGCGGCAACCGGACACGCGGACCCGTGGAAATCGTCGATTGCCGCAATGTGCTCGCGGAAACTGACGGGCCGCGCATTTCCATCATCGGCCTGGAAAATATCGCCGTGGTAGTGGACGGTAATGAGGTTCTGGTGACGACGATGGAGGGGGCCCAGAAGGTCGGCAAGCTGAGCGGAGCCAGCAACCAGTAG
- a CDS encoding HWE histidine kinase domain-containing protein → MKKTQDETVTLTNCDREPIHQLGKIQDFGALLALDENWLVQHCSANAGELLQLEQAPQPGTPLARIFTDKAIALLQSRLENHLEDAEVQRMFGVDLLGADQHFDLAMHRSGPLTIIEVEPTDADSLQQHTSAIRPIMDRLKKARGIEELCRQAAQEMKALLGFDRVMVYRFHADESGEVVAEEREPHLERFLNLRYPKTDIPQQARRLYVRNLFRIISDVNGRQIPIEPPTRKGGEPIDLSLSTLRAVSPIHIEYLQNMGVRASLSISVVIDGKLWGLFACHHYSPRVLPYSLRTVAELFAQLFALQLELEQANAGRHLRERGRELHDRLMSRMAGGISLVENLATIDGIMREVISHDGSSVIIDGEYETRGEAPNEAEFRALLPQLNEMSTGQIICSDTIADLLPKAAAFADCAAGALIVPVSRRPRDYVILWRRELPQVVTWGGNPEKPVEYGPNGSRLTPRKSFEAWQESVRGRSAPWTPEELAIAENLRVTLLEVILRITDDAIRERSRAQQQQDLLIAELNHRVRNILTLIRSLVSQSRPEASDIEGFAELVSGRIRALAMAHDNITREQWAPASLHSLIEAEAEAYLSGKTDRVIVKGADVLVTPEAYTVLALVLHEMMTNSVKYGCLCDRSGRLEIEAKVDDSGELVISWRERGGPPVKAPTRQGFGSTIITRSIPFELHGEADIRYKLKGVEADFIIPGRFVRDVPEARGKDPAEIFAERKLGSANHAAKGARDNVLLVEDSIIIALDAEDILKGLGVRKVTVASSVEQAMAAIDKDPPDLALLDFNLGEESSEPVAERLAKAGIPFWFVTGYGDAVEILSDSKANGVMMKPYTSEDLKSLLEKAEAESGG, encoded by the coding sequence ATGAAAAAAACTCAGGACGAAACCGTCACTCTGACCAATTGCGACCGCGAACCGATCCATCAACTTGGGAAGATCCAGGATTTCGGGGCCCTGCTTGCGCTGGACGAAAACTGGCTGGTGCAACACTGCTCTGCCAATGCCGGCGAATTGCTCCAGCTGGAACAAGCCCCGCAACCCGGAACGCCGCTGGCCCGGATATTCACCGACAAGGCGATTGCCCTGTTGCAGTCACGGCTGGAAAACCACCTGGAAGACGCGGAAGTGCAACGCATGTTCGGGGTCGATCTGCTGGGCGCAGACCAGCATTTCGACCTTGCCATGCATCGCAGCGGCCCGCTGACCATTATCGAGGTGGAACCGACCGACGCGGACAGCCTGCAACAACATACCAGCGCGATACGCCCGATCATGGACCGGCTGAAAAAGGCCAGGGGCATAGAGGAATTGTGCAGGCAGGCCGCGCAGGAGATGAAGGCGTTGCTCGGCTTCGACCGGGTGATGGTCTATCGCTTTCACGCGGATGAAAGCGGCGAAGTCGTGGCCGAAGAGCGTGAACCGCATCTCGAGAGATTCCTCAATCTGCGCTATCCCAAGACGGATATTCCGCAGCAGGCGCGGCGGCTTTATGTCCGCAACCTGTTCCGGATCATCAGCGATGTGAACGGACGGCAAATCCCGATCGAACCGCCGACCCGCAAGGGTGGTGAGCCGATTGACCTGTCGCTCAGCACGCTACGCGCTGTTTCGCCGATCCATATCGAATATCTGCAAAATATGGGCGTGCGCGCCTCGCTGTCGATCTCCGTGGTGATCGACGGCAAATTGTGGGGCCTGTTCGCCTGCCATCATTATTCGCCGCGCGTGCTGCCCTATTCCCTGCGCACCGTGGCGGAATTGTTCGCCCAGCTTTTCGCCCTGCAACTGGAACTGGAACAGGCCAATGCCGGCCGCCACCTGCGCGAACGCGGGCGCGAATTGCATGACCGGCTGATGAGCCGCATGGCGGGCGGAATCTCGCTGGTCGAAAATCTCGCCACGATAGACGGCATCATGCGCGAAGTTATCAGCCATGATGGATCGAGCGTGATCATCGATGGCGAATATGAGACGCGCGGCGAGGCCCCGAACGAGGCGGAATTCCGGGCATTGCTGCCGCAACTCAATGAAATGTCCACCGGGCAGATCATCTGTTCGGACACGATTGCCGATCTCCTGCCCAAGGCCGCCGCCTTTGCCGATTGCGCCGCGGGGGCTCTGATCGTGCCCGTATCGCGCAGACCGCGCGATTACGTGATCCTGTGGCGGCGCGAATTGCCGCAAGTCGTAACCTGGGGCGGCAATCCGGAAAAACCCGTCGAATATGGCCCCAACGGGTCGCGCCTGACACCGCGCAAGAGCTTTGAGGCGTGGCAGGAATCCGTCCGCGGCCGCAGCGCGCCCTGGACGCCGGAAGAACTGGCCATTGCCGAAAATCTGCGGGTCACATTACTGGAAGTGATCCTGCGCATAACCGACGATGCCATCCGCGAAAGGTCGCGGGCGCAGCAACAGCAGGACCTGCTGATCGCGGAACTGAATCACCGCGTGCGGAACATACTGACGCTGATCCGCAGCCTCGTCAGCCAGTCCCGCCCGGAAGCAAGCGATATCGAAGGCTTTGCCGAACTGGTCAGCGGCCGGATCCGCGCCTTGGCCATGGCCCATGACAATATCACCCGCGAACAATGGGCGCCCGCATCACTGCACAGCCTGATCGAAGCAGAGGCGGAAGCCTATCTGAGCGGCAAGACAGACCGCGTGATCGTGAAGGGCGCGGACGTGCTCGTGACGCCTGAAGCCTATACGGTTCTGGCCCTGGTGCTGCACGAGATGATGACCAATTCGGTCAAATATGGCTGCCTGTGCGATCGCAGCGGAAGGCTGGAAATCGAAGCCAAGGTCGATGACAGCGGCGAACTCGTAATTTCCTGGCGAGAACGCGGCGGGCCGCCCGTCAAGGCGCCGACCAGGCAGGGATTCGGCAGCACCATAATCACCAGGTCTATCCCATTCGAACTGCATGGCGAGGCGGATATCCGGTACAAGCTGAAGGGCGTGGAAGCCGATTTCATCATCCCCGGTCGCTTTGTCCGGGACGTGCCCGAGGCGCGGGGCAAGGACCCCGCCGAAATATTTGCGGAACGCAAGCTGGGGAGCGCGAACCATGCCGCGAAGGGCGCGCGCGATAATGTCCTGCTGGTGGAAGACAGCATCATCATCGCCCTGGACGCGGAGGATATTCTGAAGGGGCTGGGCGTCAGGAAAGTGACGGTCGCCAGCTCTGTCGAACAGGCCATGGCCGCAATCGACAAGGATCCGCCGGACCTGGCCTTGCTGGACTTCAATCTGGGCGAGGAATCGAGCGAGCCTGTGGCCGAACGACTGGCGAAGGCCGGCATCCCGTTCTGGTTCGTTACCGGCTATGGCGATGCAGTGGAAATCCTGTCGGATTCCAAGGCGAATGGCGTGATGATGAAACCCTATACGTCCGAAGATCTGAAGAGCCTGCTGGAGAAGGCGGAAGCCGAATCCGGGGGCTGA